The Candidatus Omnitrophota bacterium genomic sequence CCAAGCGATACCCAGAATTTATTCGTTGACCATGATACTGTAGGGCCTGCGTAATATTTTCTGCCGGCATAATTGCCCTTTGATTCAACTCCGACCTTAAACTGCGGGATTATGCTGTAACTAATACCTGCGGCGTATTCATGCTCTGTCTTGCCGCCGGACGCTAGCTCCTGCTTTAGTATAAAGTTATAGGCAAAGTTAAAATCCCCCATATCTTTAGCAAGTATGACTTTACCTTCCAGTACATTATGCTTTTCCAGATTATCGTTCCTTATATATTCAAGGTAGAGCAGCGTATCAAGCGGCAGCTTATTCTTCTCAAAGAGCCTATATCGGGTCCTGATCTTAAACCCATCATATTCAAATGTATTAGATGAAGCGGTATTGGACTGCTTAAATTGCTGGTACATGCTTATATCCCAGTGGTCCGTTATTCCGTATTCCAATTCAACCCAGTGCTTCCAGGTGTTGGGCTTTGCCCTCTCTATATTCTTCTGCTCCTCCGTCAAATAGTATTCAATCTCCGCATGGCCATTAGGCATGGTTTGGTATTCGTACGTCCAGACATAGCCCCTTCTATCCGCACCTGCTTCCTTCGCCATACCTAACACTAATAACAACGCTGCCGCCGAAACTGCAATCTTACTCTTCCACATATTACTACTCTCCTTTTCTCTCTTTGTTATTGAAAATCATTTTCAATAACTTTTTAAAAAAATATTACCCTTTGCACTTCCTGCATATGCCGAATATTTGTAATCTGTGTTTCAATGGTATGAAGCGATTTTCTTTGGCCAGTTTGTCTTGAAGTTTCTCTATCTCCGGTTTCATCACTTCTACATAACTCCCGCATTTCGTACAGATAAGGTGGTCGTGGTGCCCATGTTCATATTTATGCTCAAACCTTGCTATACCATCACCGAAATCGATTTCGTTACAAAGACCTGCCTCTTCCAGAAGCTTCATCGTTCGGTATACGGTAGTATAACCTATGGCAGGGTTTTTCTTCCTCAGTATCTTATGCAGTTCATCTGCGGAGAGATGTT encodes the following:
- a CDS encoding transcriptional repressor, which codes for MDNSVRKEFEILEKFIREKRLRYTPQREEVLRAFLSTEKHLSADELHKILRKKNPAIGYTTVYRTMKLLEEAGLCNEIDFGDGIARFEHKYEHGHHDHLICTKCGSYVEVMKPEIEKLQDKLAKENRFIPLKHRLQIFGICRKCKG